A section of the Macadamia integrifolia cultivar HAES 741 chromosome 9, SCU_Mint_v3, whole genome shotgun sequence genome encodes:
- the LOC122088289 gene encoding uncharacterized protein LOC122088289 isoform X1 encodes MAAHLSDSIFPPFSGFTVSPRRLTTQKPPGISLRRFTRFSRNGNTVVDSRRQNLNWAVKLSLVERSPPKSATIDVNRLVEFLYEDLPHLFDDKGIDRTMYDEQVRFRDPITKHDTIDGYLFNIALLKILFRPDFQLHYAKQTGPYEITTRWTMVMKFMPLPWKPELVFTGISIMGINPETQKFCSHVDIWDSIENNNYFSVEGLWDVIRQLRIYKTPDLESPKYQILKRTANYEVRKYSPFVIVETKGDKLSGSSGFNSVTRYIFGKNSSMEKIPMTTPVFTQAYDSELSNISIQVVLPLERDLNSLPATSQEEVSLRKIDGGIAAVSKFSGRPTEDIVLEKEKTMRSVLLRDGLIPKNGCLLARYNDPGRTWSFIMRNEVLIWLEEYKLD; translated from the exons ATGGCCGCTCACCTTTCTGACTCAATTTTCCCACCATTTTCTGGTTTCACGGTGAGTCCCCGGCGACTAACCACCCAAAAACCTCCCGGAATTTCTCTCCGTCGGTTCACACGTTTTTCCAGAAATGGAAACACAGTCGTCGATAGTCGTCGTCAGAACTTGAATTGGGCAGTCAAGCTGAGCTTAGTGGAACGAAGCCCACCAAAATCTGCTACGATTGACGTCAACCGTCTAGTAGAGTTCTTGTATGAGGATCTCCCACATCTATTTGATGATAAAGGTATCGATCGAACCATGTACGATGAGCAGGTCAGATTCCGTGACCCTATCACCAAACATGATACAATTGATGGGTATCTCTTCAACATTGCCCTCTTGAAGATACTCTTCAGACCGGATTTCCAATTGCATTACGCGAAACAG ACAGGACCTTATGAAATAACAACAAGATGGACTATGGTAATGAAGTTCATGCCCCTTCCTTGGAAACCAGAGTTGGTTTTCACAGGAATTTCCATCATGGGCATCAATCCAGAGACCCAAAAGTTTTGCAGCCATGTG GATATATGGGACTCCATAGagaataataattatttttctgtAGAAGGTTTGTGGGATGTTATACGGCAG CTACGTATTTACAAAACTCCAGATTTGGAATCACCAAAGTATCAAATCCTCAAGAGAACTGCAAATTATGAG GTGCGCAAATACTCCCCATTTGTCATCGTAGAGACAAAGGGAGACAAGCTGTCTGGGTCATCTGGCTTTAATTCTGTTAC TAGGTATATATTTGGCAAGAATTCCTCAATGGAGAAGATCCCAATGACTACTCCTGTTTTCACTCAGGCATATGATTCTGAACTATCCAATATATCCATCCAAGTAGTCCTACCATTGGAGAGAGATTTGAACAG CTTGCCAGCCACTAGCCAAGAAGAAGTCAGCTTGAGAAAGATTGATGGAGGCATTGCTGCTGTATCAAAGTTTAGTGGAAGACCAACTGAGGACattgttcttgagaaagagaaaacaatgCGTTCTGTACTTCTTAGGGATGGTCTCATTCCTAAAAATGGCTGTTTGCTTGCTCGTTACAATGATCCAGGACGGACATGGAGCTTCATAATG AGGAATGAAGTGCTGATATGGCTTGAAGAGTACAAATTGGACTAG
- the LOC122089379 gene encoding uncharacterized protein LOC122089379 isoform X1, whose translation MAAGKGCFERIRRCIRTVFFMLTMIASLLVLSAPLLVAVGDTLVPCVLISSFTCVKCYSFKEHLHRYGFRSSLVDIPLVSVIRSLVITCVYSFCDGPGLSHGPYLGITTLCSFVSVVILSVKACIFTVISEFHDEASSSPARQKLHLKKSWGMPVLFLSSLVFALGHIVVAYRTSCKARRKLLFHRVDPESVLSCKNVFSGYQKIPRSPTPSAGKTPKSDSETWRKPFAVVRDERELPVRLLADIDSLFIACQGLRLHYKLSLSESSSCTLASTTFLGPNPSCNSPRMASGRLKIDKAPQTVPSKTQHHLHRSFSNQFYSSLYDPLLDDSATSPVYLSEEIPVFSLDDGDCERGLLNLVSLDGDAEGTGKFGIVLVHGFGGGVFSWRHVMGVLARRVGCTVAAFDRPGWGLTSRPRRKDWEEKQLPNPYKLETQVDLLLAFCSKMGFSSVVLVGHDDGGLLALKAAQKVQTSSTSVHVDIKGVVLLSVSLSREVVPAFARILLRTSLGKKHLVRPLLRTEITQVVNRRAWYDATKLTTEVLSLYKMFLSWVPDVFRAYLASAPGLLEGKEAPLCIEGWDEALHEIGRLAFETVLPPENAALLLKSVKDLPVLVVAGAEDALLPLKSAQAMASKLGNSRLVEVSGCGHLPHEECPNALLAALSPFISRLLSPVQHHGLQRQ comes from the exons ATGGCTGCCGGAAAAGGATGTTTTGAGAGGATAAGAAGATGCATTCGGACGGTTTTCTTTATGTTGACTATGATAGCCTCACTTCTCGTTCTGTCGGCTCCTTTGCTTGTCGCTGTTGGAGATACATTAGTGCCTTGTGTTTTAATTTCGAGCTTTACGTGTGTGAAATGCTATAGCTTCAAAGAGCATTTGCATAGATACGGGTTCAGGAGTTCTTTGGTGGATATTCCGCTTGTTTCGGTCATCAGATCTCTCGTCATAACGT GTGTTTATTCTTTCTGTGATGGCCCAGGGCTCTCTCATGGGCCTTATCTTGGAATTACAACACTCTGCTCCTTTGTGTCAGTTGTTATTCTATCAGTGAAGGCTTGTATTTTCACTGTAATTTCGGAATTCCATGATGAAGCTTCTTCCTCCCCAGCAAGACAAAAGCTTCATTTGAAGAAGTCCTGGGGAATGCCTGTTTTATTCCTCTCTTCATTAGTCTTTGCACTTGGTCATATTGTGGTTGCCTATAGAACAAGCTGCAAAGCACGGAGAAAGCTTCTGTTTCACAGGGTCGACCCAGAATCA GTTTTATCCTGCAAGAATGTGTTTTCTGGTTACCAGAAGATTCCACGATCTCCAACGCCGTCTGCAGGGAAAACCCCCAAAAGTGACAGTGAAACATGGAGAAAACCTTTTGCAGTTGTTCGTGATGAAAGAGAACTTCCAGTGCGATTACTTGCAGATATTGACAGCTTATTTATTGCTTGCCAAGGTCTTAGGCTTCATTACAAGCTCAGCTTGTCTGAATCTTCATCTTGTACTTTGGCATCCACTACCTTTCTTGGACCAAATCCCAGTTGCAACTCACCCAGAATGGCCTCAGGAAGGCTTAAAATTGACAAGGCACCTCAAACCGTTCCATCTAAAACCCAACATCATCTCCACCGAAGCTTTAGCAACCAATTCTACAGTTCTTTATATGATCCATTATTAGATGACTCTGCAACATCGCCTGTTTATTTGTCTGAAGAAATTCCAGTGTTCAGCCTGGATGATGGTGATTGTGAAAGAGGGCTGTTAAATCTTGTGAGCTTGGATGGAGATGCAGAGGGAACTGGAAAGTTTGGCATTGTTCTGGTACATGGATTTGGTGGAGGTGTCTTCTCATGGAGACATGTGATGGGGGTGCTGGCAAGACGGGTTGGATGCACTGTTGCAGCTTTTGATCGGCCTGGATGGGGATTAACTTCTCGGCCACGCAGGAAGGATTGGGAGGAAAAGCAATTGCCAAATCCTTATAAGCTCGAAACTCAG GTTGATCTGCTCCTTGCTTTCTGTTCGAAGATGGGGTTTTCTTCTGTGGTACTTGTTGGTCATGATGATGGAGGGCTTCTTGCTCTGAAAGCTGCACAAAAAGTTCAGACATCTTCAACTTCAGTCCAT GTGGATATCAAGGGTGTTGTACTTCTCAGTGTCAGCTTGTCAAGAGAAGTTGTCCCTGCTTTTGCCAGGATTCTCCTGCGTACTTCCCTGGGGAAGAAACACTTGGTCCGCCCCCTACTACGAACTGAGATAACTCAAGTAGTTAATCGGAGAGCATGGTATGATGCAACCAAGTTAACCACAGAGGTCTTGAGTCTCTACAAG ATGTTTTTATCTTGGGTACCAGATGTATTTAGAGCATATTTAGCTTCAGCCCCTGGACTTCTAGAAGGCAAGGAG GCACCACTGTGCATCGAAGGATGGGATGAAGCGCTTCATGAGATAGGTAGACTGGCATTTGAAACTGTTCTTCCACCAGAAAATGCTGCTTTGTTGCTGAAATCAGTCAAAGACTTGCCGGTTTTGGTTGTTGCTGGGGCCGAGGATGCCCTTTTACCACTCAAATCCGCTCAAGCTATGgcttcaaaacttggaaattcT AGACTAGTTGAAGTATCTGGGTGTGGCCATCTTCCACATGAGGAGTGCCCCAATGCATTACTAGCAGCTTTATCACCCTTCATTAGCAGACTCTTGTCACCGGTCCAGCATCATGGCTTACAAAGACAATAG
- the LOC122089379 gene encoding uncharacterized protein LOC122089379 isoform X2 — protein sequence MAAGKGCFERIRRCIRTVFFMLTMIASLLVLSAPLLVAVGDTLVPCVLISSFTCVKCYSFKEHLHRYGFRSSLVDIPLVSVIRSLVITCVYSFCDGPGLSHGPYLGITTLCSFVSVVILSVKACIFTVISEFHDEASSSPARQKLHLKKSWGMPVLFLSSLVFALGHIVVAYRTSCKARRKLLFHRVDPESVLSCKNVFSGYQKIPRSPTPSAGKTPKSDSETWRKPFAVVRDERELPVRLLADIDSLFIACQGLRLHYKLSLSESSSCTLASTTFLGPNPSCNSPRMASGRLKIDKAPQTVPSKTQHHLHRSFSNQFYSSLYDPLLDDSATSPVYLSEEIPVFSLDDGDCERGLLNLVSLDGDAEGTGKFGIVLVHGFGGGVFSWRHVMGVLARRVGCTVAAFDRPGWGLTSRPRRKDWEEKQLPNPYKLETQVDLLLAFCSKMGFSSVVLVGHDDGGLLALKAAQKVQTSSTSVHVDIKGVVLLSVSLSREVVPAFARILLRTSLGKKHLVRPLLRTEITQVVNRRAWYDATKLTTEVLSLYKAPLCIEGWDEALHEIGRLAFETVLPPENAALLLKSVKDLPVLVVAGAEDALLPLKSAQAMASKLGNSRLVEVSGCGHLPHEECPNALLAALSPFISRLLSPVQHHGLQRQ from the exons ATGGCTGCCGGAAAAGGATGTTTTGAGAGGATAAGAAGATGCATTCGGACGGTTTTCTTTATGTTGACTATGATAGCCTCACTTCTCGTTCTGTCGGCTCCTTTGCTTGTCGCTGTTGGAGATACATTAGTGCCTTGTGTTTTAATTTCGAGCTTTACGTGTGTGAAATGCTATAGCTTCAAAGAGCATTTGCATAGATACGGGTTCAGGAGTTCTTTGGTGGATATTCCGCTTGTTTCGGTCATCAGATCTCTCGTCATAACGT GTGTTTATTCTTTCTGTGATGGCCCAGGGCTCTCTCATGGGCCTTATCTTGGAATTACAACACTCTGCTCCTTTGTGTCAGTTGTTATTCTATCAGTGAAGGCTTGTATTTTCACTGTAATTTCGGAATTCCATGATGAAGCTTCTTCCTCCCCAGCAAGACAAAAGCTTCATTTGAAGAAGTCCTGGGGAATGCCTGTTTTATTCCTCTCTTCATTAGTCTTTGCACTTGGTCATATTGTGGTTGCCTATAGAACAAGCTGCAAAGCACGGAGAAAGCTTCTGTTTCACAGGGTCGACCCAGAATCA GTTTTATCCTGCAAGAATGTGTTTTCTGGTTACCAGAAGATTCCACGATCTCCAACGCCGTCTGCAGGGAAAACCCCCAAAAGTGACAGTGAAACATGGAGAAAACCTTTTGCAGTTGTTCGTGATGAAAGAGAACTTCCAGTGCGATTACTTGCAGATATTGACAGCTTATTTATTGCTTGCCAAGGTCTTAGGCTTCATTACAAGCTCAGCTTGTCTGAATCTTCATCTTGTACTTTGGCATCCACTACCTTTCTTGGACCAAATCCCAGTTGCAACTCACCCAGAATGGCCTCAGGAAGGCTTAAAATTGACAAGGCACCTCAAACCGTTCCATCTAAAACCCAACATCATCTCCACCGAAGCTTTAGCAACCAATTCTACAGTTCTTTATATGATCCATTATTAGATGACTCTGCAACATCGCCTGTTTATTTGTCTGAAGAAATTCCAGTGTTCAGCCTGGATGATGGTGATTGTGAAAGAGGGCTGTTAAATCTTGTGAGCTTGGATGGAGATGCAGAGGGAACTGGAAAGTTTGGCATTGTTCTGGTACATGGATTTGGTGGAGGTGTCTTCTCATGGAGACATGTGATGGGGGTGCTGGCAAGACGGGTTGGATGCACTGTTGCAGCTTTTGATCGGCCTGGATGGGGATTAACTTCTCGGCCACGCAGGAAGGATTGGGAGGAAAAGCAATTGCCAAATCCTTATAAGCTCGAAACTCAG GTTGATCTGCTCCTTGCTTTCTGTTCGAAGATGGGGTTTTCTTCTGTGGTACTTGTTGGTCATGATGATGGAGGGCTTCTTGCTCTGAAAGCTGCACAAAAAGTTCAGACATCTTCAACTTCAGTCCAT GTGGATATCAAGGGTGTTGTACTTCTCAGTGTCAGCTTGTCAAGAGAAGTTGTCCCTGCTTTTGCCAGGATTCTCCTGCGTACTTCCCTGGGGAAGAAACACTTGGTCCGCCCCCTACTACGAACTGAGATAACTCAAGTAGTTAATCGGAGAGCATGGTATGATGCAACCAAGTTAACCACAGAGGTCTTGAGTCTCTACAAG GCACCACTGTGCATCGAAGGATGGGATGAAGCGCTTCATGAGATAGGTAGACTGGCATTTGAAACTGTTCTTCCACCAGAAAATGCTGCTTTGTTGCTGAAATCAGTCAAAGACTTGCCGGTTTTGGTTGTTGCTGGGGCCGAGGATGCCCTTTTACCACTCAAATCCGCTCAAGCTATGgcttcaaaacttggaaattcT AGACTAGTTGAAGTATCTGGGTGTGGCCATCTTCCACATGAGGAGTGCCCCAATGCATTACTAGCAGCTTTATCACCCTTCATTAGCAGACTCTTGTCACCGGTCCAGCATCATGGCTTACAAAGACAATAG
- the LOC122089379 gene encoding uncharacterized protein LOC122089379 isoform X3, with product MAAGKGCFERIRRCIRTVFFMLTMIASLLVLSAPLLVAVGDTLVPCVLISSFTCVKCYSFKEHLHRYGFRSSLVDIPLVSVIRSLVITCVYSFCDGPGLSHGPYLGITTLCSFVSVVILSVKACIFTVISEFHDEASSSPARQKLHLKKSWGMPVLFLSSLVFALGHIVVAYRTSCKARRKLLFHRVDPESVLSCKNVFSGYQKIPRSPTPSAGKTPKSDSETWRKPFAVVRDERELPVRLLADIDSLFIACQGLRLHYKLSLSESSSCTLASTTFLGPNPSCNSPRMASGRLKIDKAPQTVPSKTQHHLHRSFSNQFYSSLYDPLLDDSATSPVYLSEEIPVFSLDDGDCERGLLNLVSLDGDAEGTGKFGIVLVHGFGGGVFSWRHVMGVLARRVGCTVAAFDRPGWGLTSRPRRKDWEEKQLPNPYKLETQVDIKGVVLLSVSLSREVVPAFARILLRTSLGKKHLVRPLLRTEITQVVNRRAWYDATKLTTEVLSLYKMFLSWVPDVFRAYLASAPGLLEGKEAPLCIEGWDEALHEIGRLAFETVLPPENAALLLKSVKDLPVLVVAGAEDALLPLKSAQAMASKLGNSRLVEVSGCGHLPHEECPNALLAALSPFISRLLSPVQHHGLQRQ from the exons ATGGCTGCCGGAAAAGGATGTTTTGAGAGGATAAGAAGATGCATTCGGACGGTTTTCTTTATGTTGACTATGATAGCCTCACTTCTCGTTCTGTCGGCTCCTTTGCTTGTCGCTGTTGGAGATACATTAGTGCCTTGTGTTTTAATTTCGAGCTTTACGTGTGTGAAATGCTATAGCTTCAAAGAGCATTTGCATAGATACGGGTTCAGGAGTTCTTTGGTGGATATTCCGCTTGTTTCGGTCATCAGATCTCTCGTCATAACGT GTGTTTATTCTTTCTGTGATGGCCCAGGGCTCTCTCATGGGCCTTATCTTGGAATTACAACACTCTGCTCCTTTGTGTCAGTTGTTATTCTATCAGTGAAGGCTTGTATTTTCACTGTAATTTCGGAATTCCATGATGAAGCTTCTTCCTCCCCAGCAAGACAAAAGCTTCATTTGAAGAAGTCCTGGGGAATGCCTGTTTTATTCCTCTCTTCATTAGTCTTTGCACTTGGTCATATTGTGGTTGCCTATAGAACAAGCTGCAAAGCACGGAGAAAGCTTCTGTTTCACAGGGTCGACCCAGAATCA GTTTTATCCTGCAAGAATGTGTTTTCTGGTTACCAGAAGATTCCACGATCTCCAACGCCGTCTGCAGGGAAAACCCCCAAAAGTGACAGTGAAACATGGAGAAAACCTTTTGCAGTTGTTCGTGATGAAAGAGAACTTCCAGTGCGATTACTTGCAGATATTGACAGCTTATTTATTGCTTGCCAAGGTCTTAGGCTTCATTACAAGCTCAGCTTGTCTGAATCTTCATCTTGTACTTTGGCATCCACTACCTTTCTTGGACCAAATCCCAGTTGCAACTCACCCAGAATGGCCTCAGGAAGGCTTAAAATTGACAAGGCACCTCAAACCGTTCCATCTAAAACCCAACATCATCTCCACCGAAGCTTTAGCAACCAATTCTACAGTTCTTTATATGATCCATTATTAGATGACTCTGCAACATCGCCTGTTTATTTGTCTGAAGAAATTCCAGTGTTCAGCCTGGATGATGGTGATTGTGAAAGAGGGCTGTTAAATCTTGTGAGCTTGGATGGAGATGCAGAGGGAACTGGAAAGTTTGGCATTGTTCTGGTACATGGATTTGGTGGAGGTGTCTTCTCATGGAGACATGTGATGGGGGTGCTGGCAAGACGGGTTGGATGCACTGTTGCAGCTTTTGATCGGCCTGGATGGGGATTAACTTCTCGGCCACGCAGGAAGGATTGGGAGGAAAAGCAATTGCCAAATCCTTATAAGCTCGAAACTCAG GTGGATATCAAGGGTGTTGTACTTCTCAGTGTCAGCTTGTCAAGAGAAGTTGTCCCTGCTTTTGCCAGGATTCTCCTGCGTACTTCCCTGGGGAAGAAACACTTGGTCCGCCCCCTACTACGAACTGAGATAACTCAAGTAGTTAATCGGAGAGCATGGTATGATGCAACCAAGTTAACCACAGAGGTCTTGAGTCTCTACAAG ATGTTTTTATCTTGGGTACCAGATGTATTTAGAGCATATTTAGCTTCAGCCCCTGGACTTCTAGAAGGCAAGGAG GCACCACTGTGCATCGAAGGATGGGATGAAGCGCTTCATGAGATAGGTAGACTGGCATTTGAAACTGTTCTTCCACCAGAAAATGCTGCTTTGTTGCTGAAATCAGTCAAAGACTTGCCGGTTTTGGTTGTTGCTGGGGCCGAGGATGCCCTTTTACCACTCAAATCCGCTCAAGCTATGgcttcaaaacttggaaattcT AGACTAGTTGAAGTATCTGGGTGTGGCCATCTTCCACATGAGGAGTGCCCCAATGCATTACTAGCAGCTTTATCACCCTTCATTAGCAGACTCTTGTCACCGGTCCAGCATCATGGCTTACAAAGACAATAG
- the LOC122088289 gene encoding uncharacterized protein LOC122088289 isoform X2, with amino-acid sequence MAAHLSDSIFPPFSGFTVSPRRLTTQKPPGISLRRFTRFSRNGNTVVDSRRQNLNWAVKLSLVERSPPKSATIDVNRLVEFLYEDLPHLFDDKGIDRTMYDEQVRFRDPITKHDTIDGYLFNIALLKILFRPDFQLHYAKQTGPYEITTRWTMVMKFMPLPWKPELVFTGISIMGINPETQKFCSHVDIWDSIENNNYFSVEGLWDVIRQLRIYKTPDLESPKYQILKRTANYEVRKYSPFVIVETKGDKLSGSSGFNSVTSLPATSQEEVSLRKIDGGIAAVSKFSGRPTEDIVLEKEKTMRSVLLRDGLIPKNGCLLARYNDPGRTWSFIMRNEVLIWLEEYKLD; translated from the exons ATGGCCGCTCACCTTTCTGACTCAATTTTCCCACCATTTTCTGGTTTCACGGTGAGTCCCCGGCGACTAACCACCCAAAAACCTCCCGGAATTTCTCTCCGTCGGTTCACACGTTTTTCCAGAAATGGAAACACAGTCGTCGATAGTCGTCGTCAGAACTTGAATTGGGCAGTCAAGCTGAGCTTAGTGGAACGAAGCCCACCAAAATCTGCTACGATTGACGTCAACCGTCTAGTAGAGTTCTTGTATGAGGATCTCCCACATCTATTTGATGATAAAGGTATCGATCGAACCATGTACGATGAGCAGGTCAGATTCCGTGACCCTATCACCAAACATGATACAATTGATGGGTATCTCTTCAACATTGCCCTCTTGAAGATACTCTTCAGACCGGATTTCCAATTGCATTACGCGAAACAG ACAGGACCTTATGAAATAACAACAAGATGGACTATGGTAATGAAGTTCATGCCCCTTCCTTGGAAACCAGAGTTGGTTTTCACAGGAATTTCCATCATGGGCATCAATCCAGAGACCCAAAAGTTTTGCAGCCATGTG GATATATGGGACTCCATAGagaataataattatttttctgtAGAAGGTTTGTGGGATGTTATACGGCAG CTACGTATTTACAAAACTCCAGATTTGGAATCACCAAAGTATCAAATCCTCAAGAGAACTGCAAATTATGAG GTGCGCAAATACTCCCCATTTGTCATCGTAGAGACAAAGGGAGACAAGCTGTCTGGGTCATCTGGCTTTAATTCTGTTAC CAGCTTGCCAGCCACTAGCCAAGAAGAAGTCAGCTTGAGAAAGATTGATGGAGGCATTGCTGCTGTATCAAAGTTTAGTGGAAGACCAACTGAGGACattgttcttgagaaagagaaaacaatgCGTTCTGTACTTCTTAGGGATGGTCTCATTCCTAAAAATGGCTGTTTGCTTGCTCGTTACAATGATCCAGGACGGACATGGAGCTTCATAATG AGGAATGAAGTGCTGATATGGCTTGAAGAGTACAAATTGGACTAG